One Polaribacter sp. KT25b DNA segment encodes these proteins:
- a CDS encoding SulP family inorganic anion transporter, with product MPKKNTFKLFLNDIPKNIFSGFVVSLIALPLGLGLALASGAPPISGIIAAIVGGIVTSIFGGSYVTITGPGNGLVVVVLAAITTLGEGDMHQGFLYTLAAIVISGIIMIFLGFLRMGSLGDFFPASAIQGMLAAIGIGIFAKQIHVMFGNLDAKGSIVELLIQIPEGIINLIKTDNSSMFFAGLVGIGSLLIMIFYGKIRNRYFQLIPAPMWIVVLTVGMYYYYDLVSTSPYPIDKSLLIGLPNDILSNFAFPDFGKVFHANFINAVISITLIASIESLLSIKAVDKLDPLKRRSNVNKDIRALGLATVISGFLGGLNVVAVIARSSVNVNNEGTNRSANFFHATFLVAFILLFASELRKIPLPALAAILVFTGYKLASPDNIKKVFSIGSEQLIIFLVTLFTTILTSLITGIIVGILITFIIHVIINKNIFLFIKNVLKPNVLMFKEDEKYYVSVQNFSSFLNYTKLKKKLDQIPEYEEAIIDFSFCDFVDHSVMENMSNYIASFNRKGGHFEVIGLDDSKSRSSHPFALRKSLPKQVIPKEVFFTKRQKNIQLISDSMRWQYSAFSKQEMEELPTFGYFKTRNIDKVSNVLSNGDSTIFDVHFTEGEMIAKQVIKTTMLHIHPVEPVPNFTLDREGIFEYIMEFAGYKDIDIKNHPDFSKRFYLAGKNEEKIRAFFTDELILFFESNKQYHISATEKGILIFGNERLASVKEIKALAYFGMGLQKII from the coding sequence ATGCCGAAAAAAAATACTTTTAAATTATTTTTAAATGATATTCCAAAAAATATATTTTCTGGTTTTGTTGTTTCATTAATTGCACTTCCATTAGGTTTAGGCTTGGCTTTAGCTTCTGGAGCACCTCCTATTTCTGGAATTATTGCTGCCATTGTTGGTGGAATTGTTACTTCTATATTTGGCGGATCTTACGTTACAATTACAGGACCAGGAAATGGTTTGGTTGTAGTTGTTTTAGCCGCAATTACTACTTTGGGCGAAGGCGATATGCATCAAGGTTTTTTATATACGTTAGCAGCGATTGTTATCTCTGGAATTATTATGATTTTTCTTGGTTTTTTAAGAATGGGATCTTTAGGAGACTTTTTTCCTGCTTCTGCAATACAAGGAATGTTAGCCGCTATAGGAATTGGAATTTTTGCAAAACAAATACATGTAATGTTTGGTAATTTAGATGCCAAAGGTAGTATTGTAGAACTTTTAATTCAGATTCCTGAAGGAATTATAAACTTGATAAAAACCGATAATTCTAGTATGTTTTTTGCTGGATTAGTAGGAATTGGAAGTTTACTAATTATGATTTTTTATGGTAAAATAAGAAATCGATATTTTCAGTTAATTCCTGCGCCAATGTGGATTGTAGTTTTAACAGTTGGTATGTATTATTATTATGATTTGGTTTCAACTTCTCCTTATCCTATTGATAAAAGTTTATTAATTGGCTTGCCAAATGATATTTTATCAAATTTTGCTTTTCCTGATTTTGGTAAAGTCTTCCACGCAAATTTTATAAATGCTGTAATTTCTATTACTTTAATTGCAAGTATTGAAAGTTTATTAAGTATTAAAGCTGTTGATAAATTAGATCCATTAAAAAGAAGATCTAACGTAAATAAAGATATTCGTGCGTTGGGTTTGGCAACTGTTATTAGTGGTTTTTTAGGCGGATTAAATGTAGTTGCAGTAATTGCAAGAAGTTCTGTAAATGTGAATAATGAGGGTACAAATAGGTCTGCAAACTTTTTTCATGCTACATTTTTAGTTGCTTTTATTTTATTATTTGCTTCAGAATTACGCAAAATTCCATTACCAGCTTTAGCTGCAATTTTAGTCTTTACAGGTTATAAATTAGCTTCACCAGATAATATTAAAAAAGTATTTAGTATTGGTTCTGAGCAATTAATTATTTTTCTTGTAACTTTATTTACAACTATATTAACAAGCTTAATTACAGGTATAATTGTTGGTATTCTAATCACTTTTATTATTCATGTTATCATTAATAAAAATATATTTCTATTTATAAAAAACGTTTTAAAACCAAATGTTTTAATGTTTAAAGAAGATGAAAAATATTATGTTAGTGTACAAAATTTTTCTAGTTTTTTAAATTATACAAAACTTAAAAAGAAGTTAGATCAAATTCCAGAATATGAAGAAGCAATTATCGACTTTTCTTTTTGTGATTTTGTAGACCATTCTGTTATGGAAAACATGAGTAATTATATTGCATCTTTTAACAGAAAAGGTGGGCATTTTGAGGTAATTGGTTTAGATGATTCTAAATCTAGAAGCTCTCATCCTTTTGCGCTGCGTAAATCGTTACCTAAACAAGTAATCCCTAAAGAAGTTTTTTTTACAAAAAGACAAAAAAATATTCAATTAATTAGTGATTCAATGCGTTGGCAATATTCCGCTTTTTCTAAACAAGAAATGGAAGAATTACCCACTTTTGGTTATTTTAAAACACGTAATATAGATAAAGTTTCTAACGTTCTTTCTAACGGAGACAGTACTATTTTTGATGTTCATTTTACAGAAGGAGAAATGATTGCAAAACAAGTAATTAAAACTACAATGTTACATATTCATCCTGTTGAACCTGTGCCAAATTTCACATTAGATAGAGAGGGTATTTTTGAATATATAATGGAATTTGCTGGTTATAAAGATATCGACATAAAAAATCATCCAGATTTTAGCAAACGTTTTTATTTAGCTGGAAAAAATGAAGAAAAAATTAGAGCATTTTTTACAGATGAATTAATTTTGTTTTTTGAAAGTAACAAACAATATCATATTTCTGCCACAGAAAAAGGAATTTTAATATTTGGTAACGAACGTTTAGCAAGTGTTAAAGAAATTAAAGCCTTGGCATATTTTGGTATGGGATTACAAAAAATAATATAA
- a CDS encoding tRNA-(ms[2]io[6]A)-hydroxylase gives MLGLQFETETSWAEIAKDNLQQILTDHAFLEQKAASNAVSIIINYSEETELVKEMSNIAIEEMQHFKMVHLLMVKRGMVLGREQKNDYAIRLQKFFNKTKDRTDALIQRLLVAALIEARSCERFKVFSENMEDEELSKFYNNLMVSEANHYTTFLQFARQYQDREIVDKKWNALLNFEAQMMRERGNVAKIHG, from the coding sequence ATGTTAGGACTACAATTTGAAACAGAAACTTCTTGGGCAGAAATTGCCAAAGATAATTTACAACAAATACTTACAGATCATGCTTTTTTAGAACAAAAAGCAGCTTCAAACGCAGTATCTATAATTATTAATTATTCTGAAGAAACAGAACTTGTAAAAGAAATGAGCAACATTGCTATTGAAGAAATGCAACATTTTAAAATGGTGCATTTATTAATGGTAAAACGCGGAATGGTTTTAGGACGTGAGCAAAAAAATGATTATGCTATTCGTTTACAAAAATTCTTTAATAAAACAAAAGACAGAACAGATGCTTTAATTCAGCGTTTATTAGTTGCTGCTTTAATTGAAGCAAGAAGTTGCGAGCGTTTTAAAGTCTTTTCTGAAAACATGGAAGATGAAGAATTGTCTAAATTCTATAACAATTTAATGGTTTCTGAAGCTAACCATTATACTACTTTTCTACAATTTGCGCGTCAATATCAAGATAGAGAAATAGTTGATAAAAAATGGAATGCTCTTTTAAATTTTGAAGCACAAATGATGCGTGAACGTGGAAATGTTGCTAAAATTCACGGATAA
- a CDS encoding DUF4268 domain-containing protein, with protein sequence MFSKEEAVKLRKEFWTSFGKSFPRKWLLYNTKIKGFSFKFVADKKKAMVCLDIEHPDEIASELLYDQMISLKVLLETEIPNVIFNDAYELESGKIVKRIYVPLDDKFSIHNKNTWRNCYEFYVDIMPKFELFFYEYEDFINQAI encoded by the coding sequence ATGTTTAGTAAAGAAGAAGCTGTAAAATTACGTAAAGAATTCTGGACAAGTTTTGGAAAATCTTTTCCAAGAAAATGGTTATTGTATAACACCAAAATAAAAGGCTTTTCTTTTAAATTTGTTGCTGATAAAAAGAAAGCAATGGTTTGTTTAGATATAGAACATCCAGATGAAATTGCTAGTGAACTGCTTTACGATCAAATGATTTCTTTAAAGGTTTTGTTAGAAACAGAGATTCCTAATGTTATTTTTAATGATGCTTACGAATTAGAAAGTGGTAAAATTGTTAAACGTATCTATGTGCCTTTGGATGATAAATTTAGTATTCATAATAAAAATACTTGGCGTAATTGTTATGAGTTTTATGTTGATATAATGCCGAAGTTTGAACTCTTTTTTTACGAATATGAAGACTTTATTAATCAAGCAATTTAG
- a CDS encoding DUF4870 domain-containing protein: MKEDKQLLVITHLSQLLDFVTGIGGFIVPLVLWLTKKDEIFGMDEHGKAILNFRISMFIYLLICIPLVFLLGLGILGFIAIGIFYLIFPIINAIKVSNNEAPNYPFSIKFLK, from the coding sequence ATGAAAGAAGACAAACAGTTATTGGTAATTACACATTTAAGTCAATTATTAGATTTCGTTACCGGAATTGGCGGTTTTATAGTTCCGTTAGTTTTATGGTTAACAAAAAAGGATGAAATTTTTGGAATGGACGAACATGGAAAAGCAATTTTAAACTTTAGAATTTCTATGTTTATTTACCTTTTAATTTGTATTCCTCTAGTTTTTTTACTTGGATTAGGAATTTTAGGTTTTATCGCAATCGGAATTTTCTATCTCATTTTTCCAATAATAAACGCTATAAAAGTCAGTAATAACGAAGCGCCAAATTATCCTTTTTCTATAAAATTTTTAAAATAA
- a CDS encoding Dps family protein translates to MNYLNIDKDKMLPIVTELNVLLADYQVYYQKLRNFHWNVLGKNFFELHNQFEDMYNDTKIKIDEIAERIVTLKYHPISKLSDYIEASNLVESSPLLSDIEMVDILKKDQKIILKQLSIVIENANEAKDEGTIDLIGAYIRELEKSSWMLNAWSKNTNEVLDNSFVK, encoded by the coding sequence ATGAATTATTTAAATATTGACAAAGACAAAATGCTACCGATTGTAACAGAATTAAATGTGCTTTTAGCAGATTACCAAGTGTATTACCAAAAATTAAGAAATTTTCATTGGAATGTTTTAGGAAAAAACTTTTTTGAATTACACAATCAATTTGAAGATATGTATAATGACACAAAAATTAAAATTGATGAAATTGCAGAAAGAATTGTAACGCTAAAATATCATCCAATTAGTAAATTATCTGATTATATTGAAGCTTCTAACCTTGTAGAATCGAGTCCTTTATTATCAGATATAGAAATGGTAGATATATTAAAAAAAGATCAAAAAATAATTTTAAAGCAATTATCTATAGTAATTGAAAATGCAAATGAAGCCAAAGATGAAGGAACTATTGATTTAATTGGTGCTTATATTAGAGAGTTAGAAAAATCTTCTTGGATGTTAAATGCTTGGTCTAAAAACACTAATGAAGTGTTAGATAATAGTTTTGTTAAATAA
- a CDS encoding mechanosensitive ion channel family protein translates to MDKIIDKLETWKELFIKNIPNIAIALVVIFIAYYASRAINTFITKNLGKRIKQESVRNLVSRVASAFIFLTGLYIAMTVLKFDDTLKAIISAAGVSGIVIGLALQGTLSNTISGVVLSFRENLNIGNWVETNGFSGEVIDINLNYFVIREADNNTVIIPNKTILENPFKNYSLTTKMRISITCGVTYDADLEKVETLTKKIITSNFNQDKLEKNVEFYYTEFGDSSINFLCRFWVDSKNALEKLKAKSDAIIKIKQAFDKESITIPFPMRTLEFLPNQNLNINK, encoded by the coding sequence ATGGATAAAATTATTGACAAACTAGAAACCTGGAAAGAACTTTTTATAAAAAACATACCAAATATTGCTATAGCACTTGTGGTTATATTTATTGCATATTATGCTTCAAGAGCTATAAACACATTTATTACCAAAAATCTTGGCAAAAGAATTAAACAAGAATCTGTACGAAATTTAGTTTCTAGAGTTGCTTCTGCATTTATCTTTTTAACTGGTTTATATATAGCAATGACCGTTTTAAAATTTGACGATACTTTAAAAGCTATAATTTCTGCAGCTGGGGTTTCTGGTATTGTAATTGGTTTGGCTTTACAAGGCACTTTGTCTAACACCATTTCTGGAGTTGTTTTATCTTTTAGAGAAAATTTAAATATTGGTAATTGGGTAGAAACAAATGGTTTTTCTGGCGAAGTAATAGACATTAACTTAAATTACTTTGTAATTAGAGAAGCAGATAATAACACGGTAATTATACCAAATAAAACAATTTTAGAAAACCCTTTTAAAAATTACTCATTAACTACAAAAATGAGAATTTCAATTACTTGTGGTGTTACTTATGATGCCGATTTAGAAAAAGTAGAAACATTAACAAAAAAAATTATTACAAGTAATTTTAACCAAGATAAATTAGAAAAAAATGTTGAATTTTATTACACCGAATTTGGCGATAGTTCTATTAATTTTTTATGCAGATTTTGGGTAGATTCTAAAAATGCACTCGAGAAATTAAAAGCAAAAAGTGATGCTATTATAAAAATTAAACAAGCTTTTGATAAAGAGAGTATTACTATTCCTTTCCCAATGAGAACTTTAGAGTTTTTACCAAATCAAAATCTTAACATTAATAAATAA
- the mnmE gene encoding tRNA uridine-5-carboxymethylaminomethyl(34) synthesis GTPase MnmE, producing the protein MIKNDTIIALATPSGVGAISVIRLSGDKAIDIVDAFFKSIKKEKSLKNQKSHTIHLGHIINKGLIVDEVLVSVFKNPKSYTGENVVEISCHGSSFIQQEIIQLFLQNGCRMADNGEFTMRAFLNGKMDLSQAEAVADVIASNSAASHQMAIQQMRGGITNELKELRSQLLDFAALIELELDFSGEDVEFADRTKFKELVSKITFILKRLIDSFSFGNAMKNGIPVAIIGEPNVGKSTLLNTLLNEEKAIVSDIAGTTRDAIEDEMIIDGVAFRFIDTAGIRETEDVVESIGIKKAYEKADNAQLIIFLIDSNKYAYAREEFLEEIETIKTRFPNKRLLVIANKIDTLSCHDSSILQSEIENLILLSAKNKTGIDELKNELTSLVNIGALSNNETIVTNSRHFEALNNALIAITSVQEGIDLEIGTDLFSIDIRECLRHLGAITGDYDVDKDILGHIFGNFCIGK; encoded by the coding sequence ATGATTAAAAACGATACTATTATTGCATTGGCCACACCTTCTGGAGTTGGCGCAATTTCTGTGATTAGACTCTCGGGCGACAAAGCTATTGATATTGTAGATGCTTTTTTTAAATCTATAAAAAAAGAAAAGTCTTTAAAAAATCAAAAATCACACACAATTCATTTAGGACACATTATAAATAAAGGTCTTATTGTGGATGAAGTTTTAGTGTCTGTTTTTAAAAATCCTAAATCTTATACAGGAGAAAATGTTGTTGAAATTTCGTGTCATGGATCAAGCTTTATTCAGCAAGAAATTATACAATTATTTTTGCAAAATGGTTGTAGAATGGCAGATAATGGTGAGTTTACCATGCGTGCTTTTTTAAATGGTAAAATGGATTTATCGCAAGCGGAAGCAGTTGCAGACGTAATTGCTTCTAATTCTGCTGCAAGTCATCAAATGGCAATTCAGCAAATGCGTGGAGGAATTACCAATGAATTAAAAGAATTACGTTCACAATTATTAGATTTTGCTGCTTTAATTGAATTAGAATTAGATTTTTCTGGTGAAGATGTTGAGTTTGCAGACAGAACAAAGTTTAAAGAATTGGTTTCTAAAATTACGTTTATTCTTAAACGTTTAATTGATTCTTTTTCTTTTGGAAATGCCATGAAAAACGGAATTCCGGTTGCCATTATTGGCGAACCTAATGTTGGAAAATCCACTCTTTTAAACACACTTTTAAACGAAGAAAAAGCCATTGTTTCTGACATAGCGGGTACAACACGTGATGCTATTGAAGATGAAATGATTATTGATGGGGTTGCTTTTCGATTTATTGACACTGCTGGAATTAGAGAAACCGAAGACGTTGTAGAAAGTATCGGAATTAAAAAAGCATACGAAAAAGCAGACAATGCTCAATTGATTATTTTTCTGATAGATTCTAATAAATATGCTTATGCAAGAGAAGAATTTTTAGAAGAAATTGAAACCATCAAAACACGTTTTCCTAACAAACGTTTATTAGTAATTGCAAACAAAATAGATACTTTATCTTGTCATGATTCTTCTATTTTACAATCAGAAATTGAAAATTTAATTTTACTATCCGCTAAAAATAAAACGGGTATTGATGAACTTAAAAACGAATTAACTTCTTTGGTTAATATTGGTGCTTTAAGTAATAATGAAACTATTGTAACTAATTCGCGTCATTTTGAAGCTTTAAACAATGCTTTAATTGCCATTACTTCTGTTCAAGAAGGCATTGATTTAGAAATTGGTACTGATTTATTTTCTATTGATATTCGTGAATGTTTACGCCATTTAGGTGCAATTACCGGAGATTATGATGTTGATAAAGATATTTTGGGTCATATTTTTGGGAATTTTTGTATCGGGAAGTAA
- a CDS encoding NAD-binding protein: protein MVIIGGGYISLETTASLTKLAKKLQF, encoded by the coding sequence GTGGTTATAATCGGTGGTGGCTATATTAGTTTAGAAACTACTGCTTCCTTAACAAAATTGGCGAAAAAGTTACAGTTTTAG
- a CDS encoding chondroitinase-B domain-containing protein: MILKKILLSLIILSQLSIFSQDNKVLVSNISEYKAAIKKAIPGTKIILKNGIWKDAKLDAFGNGTKEKPITIQAETAGKVILSGNSSIDIYGTYIIVSGFWFKEGNPTEKSIVNFKKNDTQFANNCRFTHNTISYYNPEDASVNSHWVDLWGKNNRVDHNNFTGKTNDGTTVVVWLKGEEHIENNHSIDHNFFGPRPDLGKNGGETIRIGTSENSMKSSKTIVENNTFKNCDGEIEIISNKSGDNIFRDNLFIESKGALTLRHGDNALVENNIFIGNNVSNTGGIRIINQGHIIRNNLMIGLTGNNFRGPIVVMNGVPNSPLNRYRQVKNVNIQNNTLINCGSIEFAAGKDDERSLPPTNTIFANNLITNTNGIKILNSSDDISGITLKNNIVDSSVDVDENQFTKQTIDWNLLQSLPMPSSKNQFLISNFKNDKSPKVDITESEKNPFVVGAFNLDNAKLPKALKVKTGPYWNPIIETPKVIVKAVTIEVEPGVETLAKALKKATPLTTLQLKDGLYYFDKTQKIKSNITIKGTKETVLKVSDNLEKELTYFFRVEENATLNLKNITFDGSNDTQVKYAIVSPDKEQGGLYKLFIDGCTFKNFTNKNGGSIYKAYNGTLADTISIKNSSFLNSYRGLNLSYEKENFKYNAKTIIIHNSIFKDIEEFAINYTKVDPLLLEQNGSLHITNSIFSRVSNSEKGYVIKVKSIPSVIIKNSVFENSYNIINPIKLSDKGSIIENCLVYSCGKIIAKKNAEEKNILYKNPKWDDKNNFIPSKKSDLLKENNKIETIGLIFSDK, encoded by the coding sequence ATGATACTAAAAAAAATACTCCTTTCTTTAATAATTCTATCTCAATTATCTATTTTTTCTCAAGATAATAAAGTTTTAGTTAGCAATATATCAGAATATAAAGCTGCAATAAAAAAAGCTATTCCTGGCACTAAAATAATACTTAAAAATGGTATTTGGAAAGACGCAAAATTAGATGCTTTTGGCAATGGAACAAAAGAGAAACCAATTACTATACAAGCAGAAACTGCCGGTAAAGTAATTCTAAGCGGAAACTCAAGCATAGATATTTATGGTACTTATATTATTGTTTCTGGTTTTTGGTTTAAAGAAGGAAATCCGACAGAAAAATCGATAGTTAATTTTAAAAAAAATGACACTCAATTTGCTAATAACTGTAGATTTACCCACAACACAATTTCATATTACAATCCAGAAGATGCAAGTGTAAATTCTCATTGGGTAGATTTATGGGGAAAAAATAATAGAGTAGATCATAACAATTTTACAGGTAAAACCAATGATGGAACAACTGTAGTTGTTTGGCTAAAAGGCGAAGAACATATTGAAAATAATCATTCAATAGATCATAATTTCTTTGGACCAAGACCAGATCTTGGTAAAAATGGTGGAGAAACTATTAGAATTGGTACAAGTGAAAATTCTATGAAATCATCTAAAACAATTGTAGAAAATAATACTTTTAAAAATTGTGATGGTGAAATAGAAATTATCTCTAACAAATCTGGAGATAATATTTTTAGAGATAATTTATTTATAGAAAGTAAAGGTGCTTTAACTTTAAGACATGGTGACAATGCATTAGTAGAAAACAACATTTTTATTGGTAATAATGTATCAAATACTGGCGGAATTAGAATTATAAACCAAGGTCATATTATTAGAAATAATTTAATGATTGGTTTAACTGGTAATAATTTTAGAGGTCCAATTGTTGTTATGAACGGCGTACCAAACTCACCTTTAAACAGGTACAGACAGGTTAAAAATGTAAACATTCAAAACAATACGTTAATTAATTGTGGGTCGATAGAATTTGCGGCTGGTAAAGATGATGAAAGAAGCTTACCTCCTACTAATACTATTTTTGCAAACAATTTAATTACGAATACTAACGGAATTAAAATTTTAAATTCTTCTGATGATATTAGCGGAATTACTTTAAAAAATAATATTGTAGATTCTAGTGTAGATGTAGATGAAAATCAGTTTACTAAACAAACCATTGATTGGAATTTATTACAATCTTTACCAATGCCTTCTTCTAAAAATCAATTTTTAATATCAAATTTTAAAAATGATAAAAGTCCTAAAGTAGATATTACTGAATCAGAAAAAAATCCTTTTGTTGTAGGTGCATTCAATTTAGATAATGCTAAATTACCTAAAGCGTTAAAGGTAAAAACGGGTCCTTATTGGAATCCAATAATTGAAACTCCAAAAGTAATAGTCAAAGCAGTAACTATTGAAGTAGAACCTGGAGTTGAAACACTAGCTAAAGCATTAAAAAAAGCAACTCCTTTAACAACTCTTCAATTAAAAGATGGTCTATACTATTTTGATAAAACTCAAAAAATTAAAAGTAACATTACCATAAAAGGAACAAAGGAAACGGTTTTAAAAGTTAGTGATAATTTAGAAAAAGAATTAACCTACTTTTTTAGAGTTGAAGAAAATGCTACTTTAAATTTAAAAAACATCACTTTTGATGGTAGCAATGATACACAAGTAAAATATGCTATTGTTTCTCCTGATAAAGAACAAGGAGGTTTATATAAATTATTTATTGATGGTTGTACTTTTAAAAACTTTACAAATAAAAATGGAGGAAGTATTTACAAAGCTTACAACGGTACTTTAGCTGATACAATTAGTATTAAAAACTCGTCTTTTTTAAACAGCTATAGAGGTTTAAATTTATCTTACGAAAAAGAGAATTTTAAATACAATGCTAAAACCATTATTATTCATAATTCTATATTTAAAGATATAGAAGAATTTGCTATTAATTATACGAAAGTAGATCCATTATTACTAGAACAAAATGGTAGTTTACATATTACTAATTCTATTTTTAGTAGAGTTAGTAATTCAGAAAAAGGGTATGTAATTAAAGTAAAATCTATACCATCTGTAATTATTAAGAACTCGGTTTTTGAAAACAGTTATAATATTATAAATCCTATTAAACTATCTGATAAAGGAAGTATTATAGAAAATTGTTTGGTCTATTCGTGTGGTAAAATTATTGCAAAGAAAAATGCTGAAGAAAAAAACATACTATATAAAAATCCAAAATGGGATGATAAAAATAATTTTATCCCAAGTAAAAAATCAGATTTATTAAAAGAGAATAATAAAATAGAAACAATTGGTTTAATCTTTTCAGATAAATAA
- a CDS encoding DMT family transporter: MKQNKAIFYMIFSVMAFSLMNAVVKYLNVFNVYQIVFFRSIGTLAFTIPLIIKYKIPVLGTHKKLLALRGIAGVISLTCFFQSLNYLAIGTAVSLRYTSPIFGAIFALIFLKEKIKLMQWFLFIIAFVGVLIIKGFGVEVNSIGLLFVFCSAISLGFIFIIIRKIGDKENPLVIINYFMVMAFVFGGIMSINHWRNPTLNEWLLLLSLGVFGYVGQLYMTKALQLHETNVIAPLKYLEVIFMIIIGASWFGEKYNLWTLLGIFLILLGLIYNIYLKRKKDKAA; encoded by the coding sequence ATGAAACAAAACAAAGCAATTTTTTATATGATATTTAGTGTGATGGCATTTTCGCTAATGAATGCTGTTGTAAAATATTTAAATGTTTTTAATGTGTATCAAATTGTATTTTTTAGATCTATTGGTACTTTAGCATTTACGATCCCGTTAATCATAAAATATAAAATTCCAGTATTAGGTACTCATAAAAAATTATTAGCTCTTAGGGGAATTGCAGGTGTAATTTCTTTAACATGTTTTTTTCAATCTTTAAATTATCTTGCTATTGGCACAGCAGTTTCTTTAAGATATACTTCACCAATTTTTGGAGCTATTTTTGCGTTAATTTTCTTAAAAGAAAAAATTAAATTGATGCAATGGTTCCTTTTTATTATTGCCTTTGTTGGTGTTTTAATTATTAAAGGATTTGGTGTTGAAGTAAATTCAATAGGACTTTTATTTGTTTTTTGCTCGGCGATTTCTTTAGGTTTCATTTTTATAATTATTCGTAAAATTGGTGATAAAGAAAATCCGTTAGTAATTATAAATTATTTTATGGTAATGGCTTTTGTTTTTGGTGGAATTATGTCAATCAATCATTGGAGAAATCCTACATTAAATGAGTGGTTACTTTTATTAAGTTTAGGTGTTTTTGGTTATGTTGGGCAATTATATATGACAAAAGCTTTACAACTACACGAAACGAATGTGATAGCACCTTTAAAGTATTTAGAAGTTATTTTTATGATTATAATTGGTGCTTCTTGGTTTGGTGAAAAATATAACCTTTGGACTTTACTCGGTATATTTTTAATTTTATTAGGTTTAATTTATAACATATATTTAAAAAGAAAAAAAGATAAGGCTGCCTAA
- a CDS encoding bifunctional 4-hydroxy-2-oxoglutarate aldolase/2-dehydro-3-deoxy-phosphogluconate aldolase encodes MAQFTRLEVAQVMKDTGMVPLFYHKDLEISKKVITACYNGGARLLEFTARGDFAHEVFGELVKYVTKELPEMVMGVGSVTDAAAASRFMSLGANFIVTPVLREDIAIVCNRRKVLWSPGCGTLTEIARAEELGCEIVKLFPGDIYGPQFVKGIKGPQPWTSIMPTGGVSPTKENLEGWFGAGVTCVGMGSQLMAKDANGNFDYAKIESLTKGAIEIIKGLKK; translated from the coding sequence ATGGCACAATTTACAAGATTAGAAGTAGCACAAGTAATGAAAGATACAGGAATGGTTCCTTTATTTTATCATAAAGATTTAGAAATAAGTAAAAAAGTAATCACTGCATGTTATAATGGTGGTGCAAGACTTTTAGAATTTACAGCTCGTGGAGATTTTGCTCACGAAGTTTTTGGAGAATTAGTAAAATATGTTACTAAAGAATTACCAGAAATGGTAATGGGTGTTGGTTCTGTTACAGATGCAGCTGCAGCTTCTAGATTTATGTCTTTAGGTGCAAACTTTATTGTAACTCCGGTTTTACGTGAAGATATTGCAATTGTTTGTAATAGAAGAAAAGTTTTATGGTCTCCTGGTTGTGGAACTCTTACAGAAATTGCAAGAGCAGAAGAATTAGGATGCGAAATTGTAAAATTATTTCCTGGTGATATTTATGGTCCTCAATTTGTAAAAGGTATAAAAGGCCCACAACCTTGGACTAGCATTATGCCAACTGGTGGTGTATCTCCAACTAAAGAAAATTTAGAAGGTTGGTTTGGTGCAGGTGTAACTTGTGTTGGAATGGGATCTCAATTAATGGCAAAAGACGCTAATGGTAACTTTGATTATGCTAAAATTGAAAGCTTAACTAAAGGTGCTATTGAAATTATAAAAGGATTAAAAAAATAG